A region of Natribaculum luteum DNA encodes the following proteins:
- a CDS encoding helix-turn-helix domain-containing protein: MASGIHVQLEVRGASTCPVSSISEDFEIESLTFGQRTPSEEEVVGELTVANADVAVESPLADEVFTDESRSIYRYTHDNGDCPCVRVPEHGCPVRDLHAKQGRLVLSFITPDIDTLQTVITDLRSRAAGVTICRLTRSGLDDGDQSLLFVDRNEFTDRQYEVLETAHRMGYFESPKRATAEDVADELGISASTFVEHLSVAQTKLLDQVLEA; encoded by the coding sequence ATGGCCTCCGGGATCCACGTGCAACTCGAGGTGCGCGGCGCGAGTACCTGTCCCGTCTCCTCGATCAGCGAGGATTTCGAGATCGAGTCGCTCACGTTCGGTCAACGAACCCCGTCCGAGGAGGAAGTCGTCGGCGAACTCACGGTCGCAAACGCCGACGTCGCAGTCGAATCGCCGCTCGCAGACGAGGTTTTCACCGACGAGTCGCGGTCGATCTACCGGTACACACACGACAACGGCGACTGTCCGTGTGTGCGCGTCCCGGAACACGGCTGTCCCGTCCGTGACCTCCACGCGAAGCAGGGTCGACTCGTCCTGTCGTTCATCACGCCCGACATCGACACGCTCCAGACGGTGATCACGGACCTGCGATCGCGCGCTGCGGGCGTCACGATCTGTCGCCTCACCCGATCCGGACTCGACGACGGCGACCAGTCGCTGCTGTTCGTCGACCGCAACGAGTTCACCGACCGCCAGTACGAAGTACTCGAGACCGCCCACCGGATGGGGTACTTCGAGTCGCCGAAGCGAGCGACAGCCGAGGACGTCGCCGACGAACTGGGAATCTCGGCGTCGACGTTCGTCGAGCACCTCTCCGTCGCCCAGACGAAACTCCTCGATCAGGTACTCGAGGCGTGA
- the fabG gene encoding 3-oxoacyl-ACP reductase FabG yields MVSTDTVSIVTGAASGIGAGIAEVLSSEGATVVVADVDEETAGETAADLPGEAMAVGVDVADRESTASLAETVVDEYGRIDVLCANAGIYPSASLEEVTVEEWDEVNDVNAKGAFLSVQACLPQMKSQDYGRIVLTSSITGPMVGYPGWTHYAASKAAMLGFMRTAAMEVADTDITINAVLPGNIRTGGLDDLGEEYLERMRQSIPKGELGDPEDVGHAVAFLASEKAGYITGTTLVVDGGQTLPESQLALEEI; encoded by the coding sequence ATGGTATCAACAGACACTGTATCTATCGTCACGGGCGCAGCGAGCGGGATCGGAGCGGGAATCGCCGAGGTGCTCTCGAGCGAGGGTGCGACGGTGGTCGTCGCCGACGTCGACGAGGAGACAGCCGGAGAGACGGCCGCCGACCTGCCCGGCGAGGCGATGGCCGTGGGCGTCGACGTGGCAGACCGCGAGTCGACGGCGTCGCTCGCCGAGACCGTCGTCGACGAGTACGGTCGGATCGACGTGCTGTGTGCGAACGCCGGCATCTATCCGTCGGCGTCGCTCGAGGAGGTGACCGTCGAGGAGTGGGACGAGGTCAACGACGTCAACGCGAAGGGTGCGTTCCTCTCCGTGCAGGCGTGTCTGCCGCAGATGAAGTCACAGGATTACGGGCGGATCGTGCTCACCTCGTCGATCACCGGCCCGATGGTCGGCTATCCCGGCTGGACGCACTACGCTGCGAGCAAGGCGGCCATGCTCGGGTTCATGCGCACCGCCGCGATGGAGGTCGCAGACACCGACATCACGATCAACGCGGTGCTTCCCGGTAATATTCGGACGGGTGGGCTCGACGATCTCGGGGAGGAGTACCTCGAGCGAATGCGCCAGTCCATCCCGAAAGGCGAACTCGGCGACCCCGAGGACGTCGGACACGCGGTGGCGTTTCTCGCGTCGGAGAAAGCGGGGTACATCACCGGAACGACGCTGGTCGTCGACGGCGGCCAGACCCTTCCCGAGTCGCAACTCGCGCTCGAGGAGATCTGA
- a CDS encoding TAXI family TRAP transporter solute-binding subunit, which yields MYNGNHTSRRHVLKSAAAIGSVSVVAGCLGSSDKEFVTIGTGGTGGVYYPLGGGIADVLNQELDNIEATAEATGASAENSRLVGNEEATMALALGNTVRLAANGEGDFDESLPLRAAFGAYTNHTQVVVPTDSDVETLADLEDMNVSVGAPGSGTEVIAGELLEWYGLTYDDINEERLSFSETSSALQDGNVDAGFWSVAYPASSIEELASQRDVRLLDFPEDDLEAINEEMPYYSASEIPAGTYPGQDEAVTNPGVTNTMIVHEDMDADFLYDIVEAIFTNLDDLEEIHHVAGQFEEAARDGPIELHPGAADYLDEAGL from the coding sequence ATGTATAACGGAAATCACACCAGCAGGAGGCACGTTCTGAAGAGTGCTGCGGCGATCGGCTCTGTCAGTGTCGTCGCGGGCTGTCTCGGGAGCAGTGACAAGGAGTTCGTCACGATCGGGACTGGCGGGACCGGTGGCGTTTACTACCCGCTCGGTGGAGGGATCGCTGACGTTCTGAATCAGGAACTGGACAACATCGAGGCGACGGCTGAAGCGACCGGAGCAAGTGCCGAAAACTCGCGGCTGGTCGGCAACGAAGAGGCGACGATGGCGCTGGCTCTCGGAAACACGGTCCGACTTGCCGCCAACGGAGAGGGTGACTTCGACGAGTCGCTCCCGCTCCGAGCGGCGTTCGGTGCGTACACCAACCACACGCAGGTCGTCGTACCGACGGATTCCGACGTCGAGACGCTCGCCGACCTCGAGGATATGAACGTAAGCGTCGGCGCACCCGGAAGTGGGACCGAGGTGATCGCCGGGGAACTGCTCGAGTGGTACGGACTGACCTACGACGACATCAACGAGGAACGTCTATCGTTCTCGGAAACATCAAGCGCGTTGCAAGACGGAAACGTCGACGCGGGCTTCTGGAGCGTCGCCTATCCGGCGTCGTCGATCGAAGAACTCGCCTCACAGCGGGACGTCCGGTTGCTTGACTTCCCGGAGGACGACCTCGAGGCGATCAACGAAGAGATGCCGTACTACTCGGCTTCGGAGATCCCCGCCGGCACGTATCCTGGGCAAGACGAAGCCGTCACCAATCCGGGCGTGACCAACACGATGATCGTCCACGAGGACATGGACGCGGACTTCCTCTACGACATCGTCGAAGCGATCTTCACGAACCTCGACGACCTAGAGGAGATCCACCACGTCGCCGGCCAGTTCGAGGAGGCCGCGCGCGATGGCCCGATCGAACTCCACCCTGGCGCTGCAGACTACCTGGACGAGGCCGGCCTGTAA
- a CDS encoding DUF1850 domain-containing protein — MSYARVTAKLALVVAVVACTVLATTSAGTVVHVEHEQSGETLAVYSIDEDEEFSIYYVHSSEKTPIREVYVVDDTSIVQQREEYGYYAAGLEFGRETQRVDGWTVAEVDREVDEFAVRTAATTEQRLVIGDENRSLQTYTDPWETITISAEDVTYLEYVVYKIASLV, encoded by the coding sequence ATGTCGTACGCTCGCGTTACGGCCAAACTGGCGCTCGTCGTCGCGGTCGTTGCCTGTACCGTGCTCGCAACGACGTCTGCCGGCACGGTAGTACACGTCGAACACGAACAGTCCGGTGAGACGCTCGCCGTCTATTCGATCGACGAAGACGAGGAGTTCTCGATCTACTACGTCCACTCCTCGGAAAAGACGCCAATCCGAGAAGTGTACGTCGTCGACGACACGTCGATCGTCCAGCAACGCGAGGAGTACGGCTACTACGCGGCAGGGTTGGAGTTCGGCCGCGAAACGCAGCGCGTCGACGGCTGGACGGTGGCCGAAGTCGATCGCGAGGTCGACGAATTCGCCGTCCGAACCGCGGCGACGACCGAGCAACGACTGGTAATCGGAGACGAGAATCGATCGCTACAGACGTACACCGATCCCTGGGAGACGATTACGATCTCTGCAGAGGACGTCACGTACCTCGAGTACGTCGTGTACAAAATAGCATCACTGGTTTAA
- a CDS encoding TRAP transporter permease has translation MTTTQDGRGDANDGLNATSDAPTKEQGSYLSGTAKRPLSGRIELLAVAIAVSLGLYHTLTAGFGVPGAFINRPIHLAFAASLVFIWYEAHTGEPSDRVPWYDWILVAITLPSVLYLSYAIKYGSLAERAGQPLTLDLVFGMLAILVVLEMTRRTTGIILPTIGIAFVVYALFGPMMPGMFAHRGYGYERIITHLYLTTEGIFGIPLGVSATFVVLFIIFGAFLEVSGVGDWFIDVAYGYTGRLSGGPAKTSVLASGFMASLNGSAVANTATTGAFTIPLMKRTGFDDHYAAAVESSASSGGQIMPPVMGAGAFIMAVWTGISYVQIITAAAIPAMLYFLSVGAAVHFRAKKRGHEGLPADQLPNSSKLLREGIHFTIPIITIVYLLAAGYTAMYAGFVAIVVTVIVATPISGVKSFLLAVKNGNWSTATSLVAAYGNAAVDAFNRGIQMALIVAAACATAGVVVGVVTLTGLGLKFSSIVASVSGGVLIIGLLLTMITAIILGMGLPTTAAYVVVAALGAPALTELGVELLAAHLFIFYFAIISAITPPIMLAVFTASSIADSDPWKTGLAAIGIALVGFLIPFMFVYGPELILIGSSIDIVLAVTTAVLGVLAVSASTQAYLVTDTSLVERVALFAAALGLLLPGLVTDVPALAVFLGAFVRQYVAVNGSLPFASAVSR, from the coding sequence ATGACTACGACACAAGATGGGAGAGGGGACGCGAACGACGGACTGAACGCCACGTCCGACGCGCCGACCAAAGAGCAGGGAAGTTATCTCAGTGGAACAGCTAAACGGCCGCTGAGCGGACGCATCGAGTTACTCGCCGTCGCGATTGCAGTCTCGCTCGGCCTCTATCACACGCTTACCGCTGGCTTCGGTGTTCCGGGGGCGTTTATCAACCGACCGATCCACCTTGCGTTCGCGGCATCGCTCGTATTTATCTGGTACGAAGCCCACACGGGCGAACCATCGGATCGCGTTCCGTGGTACGACTGGATACTCGTTGCGATCACGCTTCCCAGCGTGCTGTATCTCAGCTACGCGATCAAATACGGCAGTCTCGCCGAGCGTGCAGGCCAGCCGCTGACCCTGGACCTCGTGTTCGGCATGCTAGCGATCCTGGTCGTACTCGAGATGACCAGACGGACGACGGGTATTATCCTTCCGACGATCGGCATAGCCTTCGTCGTCTACGCCCTGTTCGGGCCGATGATGCCCGGCATGTTCGCCCACCGGGGATACGGGTACGAACGAATCATCACCCACCTCTATCTCACCACGGAGGGCATTTTCGGAATTCCTCTCGGTGTGAGCGCGACGTTCGTCGTGCTGTTTATCATCTTCGGGGCGTTCCTCGAGGTGAGCGGCGTCGGTGACTGGTTCATCGACGTCGCATACGGCTACACCGGCCGGCTGTCGGGCGGCCCGGCGAAGACCTCGGTACTCGCAAGCGGGTTCATGGCCAGCCTCAACGGCAGCGCAGTCGCGAACACCGCCACGACCGGGGCGTTTACGATCCCGCTGATGAAGCGAACCGGATTCGACGATCACTACGCAGCAGCGGTGGAGTCCTCGGCGAGCAGTGGCGGCCAGATCATGCCGCCGGTGATGGGTGCCGGCGCGTTCATCATGGCCGTCTGGACCGGCATCTCGTACGTCCAGATCATCACTGCAGCCGCCATCCCCGCCATGTTGTACTTCCTGTCTGTCGGTGCCGCAGTCCACTTCCGTGCAAAAAAGCGGGGCCACGAAGGGCTGCCAGCCGACCAGTTGCCCAACTCGAGCAAGCTGCTTCGGGAGGGAATTCACTTCACCATCCCGATTATCACGATCGTCTACCTCCTCGCAGCGGGGTACACAGCGATGTACGCCGGATTCGTCGCGATCGTCGTTACCGTGATCGTTGCGACGCCCATTTCGGGTGTCAAAAGCTTCCTCCTGGCAGTGAAGAACGGAAACTGGTCGACCGCGACCTCGCTCGTTGCCGCGTATGGCAACGCTGCAGTCGACGCGTTCAATCGGGGTATTCAGATGGCACTGATCGTCGCAGCGGCGTGTGCGACGGCGGGTGTCGTCGTCGGCGTCGTCACGCTCACCGGTCTGGGTCTCAAGTTCAGTTCGATCGTCGCGAGCGTCTCCGGTGGCGTCCTTATCATCGGGCTATTGTTGACGATGATCACCGCGATCATTCTCGGGATGGGGCTGCCGACGACGGCGGCGTACGTCGTCGTGGCGGCGCTCGGTGCACCCGCCCTGACCGAACTCGGCGTCGAACTGCTCGCAGCCCACCTGTTTATCTTCTACTTCGCGATTATCAGTGCGATCACGCCTCCGATCATGCTGGCGGTCTTCACGGCGTCCAGTATCGCCGACTCCGACCCGTGGAAGACGGGTCTGGCCGCGATCGGCATCGCACTCGTCGGCTTTCTCATTCCGTTTATGTTCGTCTACGGACCGGAACTCATCCTCATCGGTAGTTCGATCGACATCGTGCTCGCGGTGACGACCGCCGTCCTCGGTGTGCTCGCCGTCTCGGCGTCCACGCAAGCGTACCTCGTCACCGACACCTCACTCGTCGAGCGCGTCGCGCTGTTTGCTGCCGCACTCGGCCTGTTACTGCCCGGTCTCGTCACCGACGTTCCCGCACTCGCCGTGTTTCTCGGGGCGTTCGTCCGGCAGTACGTGGCCGTCAACGGCAGTCTCCCCTTCGCTTCCGCGGTGAGTCGATAA
- a CDS encoding universal stress protein, giving the protein MVVVAAVDQSADAQQIIDEGLALAEALDEPLHVVHAVDSPEFAELQREHVSGTSDEEGVLRRRQLAEQRLRELVGDLDERIEIAGLDGEPADSIVDYARERDARYVVLGARQRSPAGKALFGSVAQSVILSLDRPTVVV; this is encoded by the coding sequence ATGGTTGTGGTCGCCGCAGTCGACCAGTCAGCGGATGCACAGCAGATAATCGACGAGGGACTCGCGCTCGCTGAAGCGTTAGACGAGCCGCTGCACGTCGTCCACGCCGTCGATTCCCCGGAATTCGCCGAGTTACAACGTGAGCACGTCTCGGGGACGTCCGATGAAGAGGGTGTGTTACGCCGGCGGCAACTCGCCGAGCAGCGCCTTCGAGAACTTGTCGGAGACCTCGACGAACGGATCGAGATCGCTGGTCTCGACGGCGAACCCGCCGACTCGATCGTCGACTACGCCCGAGAACGGGACGCCCGGTACGTCGTGCTCGGCGCTCGCCAGCGATCGCCCGCGGGAAAGGCGCTTTTCGGGAGCGTCGCCCAGTCGGTGATTCTGTCGCTCGACCGGCCGACGGTAGTGGTGTAA
- a CDS encoding acyl-CoA dehydrogenase family protein, which translates to MTLDYLGLESDLSSEERLIRDSAREFVDEEVRPEIDQHYVDGTFPTELIPEMGEMGFYAPNLEGYGSPNVSETAYGLLMQELEACDSGLRSMASVQGALVMYPIHAFGSEDQKEEWLPKLGAGEAVGCFGLTEPEHGSNPSAMETRAERDSDGYVLNGSKTWITNSPIADVAVVWAKDHSSEGSPVRGFLVETDRDGVTTNKIDEKLSLRASITGEIGLNDVRVPEENVLPNVEGMKGPLSCLTQARYGIAWGAVGAARDCFEEARQYATDREQFGGPIARFQLQQEKLAEMASQITLGQLLVHRLADLKERGDLRPQHVSLAKRNNVQMAREQARVAREMLGGNGITTDYSPMRHLANIETVYTYEGTHDIHTLILGQDLTGIAAFE; encoded by the coding sequence GTGACACTCGATTACCTCGGTCTGGAGTCGGATCTGAGTTCGGAGGAACGACTGATCCGTGATAGCGCTCGCGAGTTCGTCGACGAGGAGGTTCGTCCGGAGATCGACCAGCACTACGTCGACGGAACGTTCCCAACCGAGCTGATCCCGGAGATGGGCGAGATGGGGTTTTACGCGCCGAATCTCGAGGGGTATGGCTCGCCGAACGTGTCGGAGACGGCCTACGGGCTGTTGATGCAGGAACTCGAGGCGTGTGACTCGGGGCTGCGTTCGATGGCGTCGGTGCAGGGCGCACTGGTGATGTATCCGATTCACGCCTTCGGCAGCGAGGACCAGAAAGAAGAGTGGCTGCCGAAACTGGGTGCGGGCGAGGCGGTGGGCTGTTTCGGGCTGACCGAACCCGAGCACGGCTCGAACCCGTCGGCGATGGAGACGCGGGCCGAACGCGATTCCGACGGCTACGTGCTCAACGGCTCGAAGACGTGGATCACGAACTCGCCGATCGCCGACGTCGCCGTCGTCTGGGCGAAAGACCACTCGAGCGAGGGGTCTCCGGTGCGGGGTTTCCTGGTCGAGACCGACCGCGACGGCGTGACGACCAACAAGATCGACGAGAAACTCTCCTTGCGCGCGTCGATCACGGGCGAGATCGGCTTAAACGACGTGCGCGTTCCCGAGGAGAACGTCCTGCCGAACGTCGAGGGCATGAAGGGGCCGCTGTCGTGTCTCACACAGGCCCGCTACGGCATCGCCTGGGGTGCCGTGGGAGCCGCTCGAGACTGCTTCGAGGAGGCGCGACAGTACGCGACGGATCGCGAGCAGTTCGGCGGCCCGATCGCGCGCTTCCAGTTGCAACAGGAGAAACTCGCGGAGATGGCGTCTCAGATCACGCTCGGCCAGCTCCTGGTCCACCGGCTGGCGGATCTGAAAGAGCGCGGCGACCTCCGTCCACAGCACGTCTCGCTGGCGAAACGCAACAACGTGCAGATGGCTCGCGAGCAGGCCCGCGTCGCCCGCGAGATGCTCGGCGGCAACGGCATCACTACGGATTACTCGCCGATGCGCCATCTCGCGAACATTGAGACCGTCTACACCTACGAGGGGACCCACGACATCCATACGTTGATTCTGGGTCAGGATCTCACCGGTATCGCGGCCTTCGAGTGA
- a CDS encoding anaerobic glycerol-3-phosphate dehydrogenase subunit C — MSVDKPEAAPSPLAGRLDGEADFGETARTLYSTDASIYQQRPAGVVFPRTREDVRRVVEFARDRDTSVTARGAGSSLTGNAVGDGIVLDCSRHMDDVVDVDPDGKTVTVQPGVVLDELNDFLEQYGLYVAPDPSTSSTCTVGGMIANNAAGPHSVKHGTTRDHVRRLECVLADGSVAEFTRREGEDLEAVCERDDQVGEVHRTVRTIASEHADEIATRYPDVDRNSSGYDLETSADPGGSWVDLSRLVSGSEGTLAVITEATLQLTERPETRAVSLVFYDDLIAAAGAVTDVLEADPSAVELIDDAVLGYARDAWGFDLVPEDAEAALLIEVETTYDDQEDDLEDVVTAARADGTIAVERAFDDQEMATLWKIRKASNPLLNRRPGDAQALSFIEDAAVPPARLPTYLERVGEVLREHDLQASVFGHAGQGVLHIKPFLNLKTDRDRERLRSVSEAVHEIVLDVGGSVSGEHGDGRLRSEHIPKMYGDELYEAFREVKRAFDPHDVFNPAKVVPSSDGDLAKVDENLRYEGYDPETLETALDFSDEEGFGSLVEQCNGCSKCRTTEGGVMCPTYRGTGDEIASTRGRANMLRAAINGDVDEETLTSDRFQEEVLDLCISCKACETECPTGVDMAKLKMEAKHQKYEKDGVPLRARLFGNVRTLNRLGSTLSPIANRLKEFGPGRLVAETVLGIDRRRTLPDFAAEPFPAWFADHDPHPNAGEQGTVALFADCYMGYNHPAVGKASVRVLESLGYAVEVPDVACCGRAPLSQGLVEKARGQARQNVDVLSDYAERGVPIVGVEPSCVSAICEYDDLLEDTAGVPEVSTTVTEFLSERVRSGEIELPGDGDATVAFHGHCHSKAKGWSNTPVELLREAGYDVHPLDATCCGMAGAFGYEVEHYDLSMAIGDDLESKIDATEADVVVTTGASCSQQLEDRDVETRHPLELLAEQL; from the coding sequence ATGAGTGTCGACAAGCCGGAGGCAGCACCCTCCCCGCTCGCCGGACGACTCGACGGCGAGGCAGACTTCGGGGAGACTGCCCGCACGCTTTACTCGACGGACGCGAGTATCTACCAGCAACGGCCCGCAGGGGTCGTCTTTCCCAGAACCCGCGAGGACGTTCGCCGGGTCGTCGAATTCGCCCGTGATCGCGACACGAGCGTCACGGCCCGCGGTGCGGGCTCGAGTCTCACGGGCAACGCCGTCGGCGACGGCATCGTCCTCGACTGTTCGCGACACATGGACGACGTCGTCGACGTCGACCCCGACGGGAAGACCGTGACCGTCCAGCCGGGCGTCGTCCTCGACGAGCTAAACGACTTCCTGGAGCAGTACGGACTCTACGTCGCCCCCGATCCGTCGACCTCGAGTACGTGCACCGTCGGTGGGATGATCGCGAACAACGCCGCCGGGCCCCACTCGGTCAAACACGGGACGACCCGCGACCACGTCCGCCGACTCGAGTGTGTTCTCGCCGACGGCTCGGTCGCCGAGTTCACCCGGCGGGAGGGCGAGGACCTCGAGGCAGTCTGCGAGCGAGACGACCAGGTCGGGGAGGTCCACCGGACGGTTCGGACGATCGCCAGCGAACACGCCGACGAGATCGCCACGCGCTATCCGGACGTCGACCGCAACTCCAGCGGGTACGACCTCGAGACCAGCGCCGATCCGGGCGGGTCGTGGGTCGATCTCTCGCGACTCGTCTCCGGGAGTGAGGGGACGCTCGCGGTCATCACCGAAGCGACGCTGCAGCTCACCGAGCGTCCCGAAACGCGCGCCGTCTCTCTCGTGTTCTACGACGACCTGATCGCTGCCGCCGGTGCCGTGACCGACGTCCTCGAGGCGGACCCGAGCGCGGTCGAACTCATCGACGACGCGGTCCTCGGGTACGCTCGGGACGCCTGGGGGTTCGATCTCGTGCCCGAAGATGCCGAAGCCGCGCTGCTGATCGAAGTCGAGACCACCTACGACGACCAGGAGGACGATCTCGAGGACGTGGTGACGGCCGCTCGGGCGGACGGGACGATCGCGGTCGAACGGGCGTTCGACGACCAGGAGATGGCGACGCTCTGGAAGATCCGCAAGGCCTCGAACCCGCTTTTGAACCGGCGGCCAGGTGACGCACAGGCGCTGTCGTTCATCGAGGACGCGGCGGTTCCGCCCGCTCGGCTCCCGACGTATCTCGAGCGCGTCGGCGAGGTCCTCCGCGAGCATGACCTCCAGGCGAGCGTCTTCGGCCACGCGGGACAGGGCGTCCTCCACATCAAGCCGTTCCTGAACCTGAAGACGGACCGTGACCGCGAGCGGCTTCGTTCGGTCTCGGAGGCCGTCCACGAGATCGTCCTGGACGTCGGCGGCTCCGTCTCGGGGGAACACGGCGACGGACGACTTCGTTCCGAACACATTCCGAAGATGTACGGTGACGAACTGTACGAGGCGTTCCGCGAGGTCAAACGTGCTTTCGACCCACACGACGTGTTCAACCCGGCGAAGGTCGTCCCGTCGTCGGACGGCGACCTCGCGAAAGTCGACGAGAACCTGCGGTACGAGGGATACGACCCGGAGACCCTCGAGACGGCACTCGACTTCAGCGACGAAGAGGGATTCGGGTCGCTCGTCGAGCAGTGCAACGGCTGTTCGAAGTGTCGCACGACCGAGGGCGGCGTCATGTGTCCGACCTACCGTGGAACCGGCGACGAGATCGCGAGCACGCGAGGACGAGCGAACATGCTCAGAGCCGCGATAAACGGCGACGTAGACGAGGAGACGCTCACGAGCGATCGGTTCCAGGAGGAGGTTCTCGACCTGTGCATCTCCTGCAAGGCCTGCGAAACCGAGTGTCCGACTGGCGTCGACATGGCCAAGCTGAAGATGGAGGCGAAACATCAGAAGTACGAGAAAGACGGCGTCCCGCTTCGCGCCCGACTGTTCGGAAACGTCCGCACGCTCAACCGCCTCGGCAGCACGTTGTCGCCCATCGCGAACCGCCTGAAGGAGTTCGGTCCGGGTCGTCTCGTCGCCGAGACGGTACTGGGTATCGACCGCCGTCGGACGCTCCCCGATTTCGCGGCCGAACCGTTCCCGGCGTGGTTCGCCGACCACGACCCACATCCCAACGCCGGCGAGCAGGGAACCGTCGCCCTCTTTGCGGACTGCTACATGGGGTACAACCATCCCGCGGTCGGCAAGGCCTCCGTCCGCGTCCTCGAGTCGCTCGGCTACGCGGTCGAAGTACCCGACGTGGCCTGCTGTGGTAGAGCGCCGCTCTCGCAGGGCCTCGTCGAGAAAGCCCGCGGCCAGGCTCGCCAGAACGTCGACGTCCTTTCCGACTACGCCGAACGAGGCGTTCCGATCGTCGGCGTCGAACCGTCCTGCGTGAGCGCGATCTGTGAGTACGACGACTTGCTCGAGGACACTGCGGGCGTCCCCGAGGTCTCGACGACGGTCACCGAGTTCCTCTCCGAGCGTGTCCGTAGCGGCGAGATCGAGCTACCAGGTGATGGAGACGCCACGGTCGCCTTCCACGGACACTGCCACTCGAAGGCGAAAGGCTGGAGCAACACGCCCGTCGAGTTGCTTCGCGAGGCCGGCTACGACGTCCATCCCCTGGACGCGACCTGCTGTGGGATGGCCGGCGCGTTCGGCTACGAGGTCGAACACTACGACCTCTCGATGGCGATCGGCGACGACCTCGAGTCGAAAATCGACGCCACCGAGGCGGACGTCGTCGTCACGACCGGCGCCTCCTGTAGCCAGCAACTCGAGGACCGGGACGTCGAGACCCGACATCCACTCGAGTTGCTCGCGGAACAGCTCTGA
- a CDS encoding Rieske (2Fe-2S) protein: MAANDESQSTGTADNLHHVTSVDDVDDGERVVVDVEGREIALFHSNGEFHALSNYCTHQGGPACEGLLTGTIDVDEDDELVWACDDEIVSCPWHGWEFDITTGEHLASDKYRLPTYDVRVIDGELYVEF, from the coding sequence ATGGCAGCCAACGACGAATCACAGTCTACCGGTACCGCTGATAACCTCCATCACGTCACGTCGGTCGACGACGTCGACGACGGTGAGCGAGTCGTCGTCGACGTCGAGGGACGGGAGATCGCCCTCTTCCACTCGAACGGCGAGTTCCACGCGCTCTCGAACTACTGTACGCACCAGGGCGGGCCGGCCTGCGAGGGCCTCCTGACCGGGACGATCGACGTCGACGAGGACGACGAGCTGGTCTGGGCGTGCGACGACGAGATCGTCTCCTGTCCGTGGCACGGCTGGGAGTTCGACATCACGACTGGCGAACACCTCGCGAGTGACAAGTACCGTCTCCCGACGTACGACGTGCGAGTCATCGACGGTGAACTCTACGTCGAGTTCTGA